In Lolium rigidum isolate FL_2022 chromosome 7, APGP_CSIRO_Lrig_0.1, whole genome shotgun sequence, the DNA window ccctacacctaaccctaaccagtagatcaggcacaccgtcgatcgtgtgataatggctctagctgcgggtatatgtgcaaaagggtcccaatctttggttctccatttgtatatgtactaaacaaacctaaaagaatgaaaagttaccttggtgcaccctcgcggagaaatctaggggggtagacccgccggggcacacgttccgctgttttggggggaggagggggataacgaccgccggagcaccggaaccccaccaaaccttgcatgtcgacctatgatatgtgtcaaagtgtggtgcaaggtctaatggtgcaaaagtagctcccctaaaccctaaaccctaaactggggaggcttcgagccctaaacccctctaaatccctaaaccacgacgccgagccgtagaaccatgcatcataaaccctaaaccctaaacctaaaccctaaacctatacctaaccataaatacttaccctttaaactaaaccctagccctaccccctaaaccctagccctaaccctacacctaaccctaaccagtagatccggctcaccgtcgatcgtgtgataatggctcgagctgcgggtgtatgtgccaaagggtcccaatctttggttctccatgtgtatatgtactaaaaaaacctaaaagaatgaaaagttacattggtgcaccctcgcgcggagaaatctaggggggtagacccgccggggcacacgttccgtcgttttgggggaggagggggataacgaccgccggagcaccggaaccccaccaaaccttgcatgtggacctattctatgtgtcaaagtgtgatgcaaggtctaatggtgcaaaagtagctcccctaaaccctaaaccctaagctcgggaggcttcgagccctaaacccctctaaatccctaaaccacgacgccggagccgcagaaccatgcatcataaaccctaacccttaccctaaaccctaaacctatacctaaccataaatacttacctttagcctaaaccctagccctaccccctaaaccctagccctaaccctacacctaaccctcacaagtagatcaggcacaccgtcgatcgtgtgataatggctctagtctACGGGTATATGTgcaaaagggtcccaatctttggttctccatgtgtatatgtactaaacaaacctaaaagaatgaaaagttacattggtgcaccctcgcgcggagaaatctagggggtagacccgccggggcacacgttccgctgttttgggggaggagggggataacgaccgccggagcaccggaaccccccaaaccttgcatgtcgacctatgatatgtgtcaaagtgtggtgcaaggtctaatggtgcaaaagtagctcccctaaaccctaaaccctaaactcggggaggcttcgagccctaaacccctctaaatccctaaaccacgacgccggagctcgcagaaccatgcatcataaaccctaaccctaaccctaaaccctaaacctacacctaaccataaatacttacctttaacctaaaccctagccctagcccctaaaccctagccctaaccctacacctaaccctaaccgatgagatcgagcacaccgtcgatcgtgtgataatggctctagtctgcgggtatatgtgcaaaggggtcccaatctttggttctccatgtgtatatgtactaaacaaacctaaaagaatgaaaagttacattggtgcacctcgcgcggagaaatctaaggGGTAgatccgccggggcacacgttccactgttttgggggaggaggggataacgaccgccggagcaccggaaccccaccaaaccttgcatgtcgacctatgatatgtgtcaaagtgtggtgcaaggtctaatggtgcaaaagtagctcccctaaaccctaaaccctaaactggggaggcttcgagccctaaacccctctaaatccctaaaccacgacgtcggagctgcagaaccatgcatcataaaccctaaccctaaccctaaaccctaaacctacacctaaccataaatacttaccctttaacctaaaccctagccctagcccctaaaccctagccctaaccctacacctaaccctcaccgatagatcgagcacaccgtcgatcgtgtgataatggctctagctgcgggtatatgtgccaaagggtcccaatcttggttctccatgtgtatatgtactaaacaaacctaaaagaatgaaaagttacattggtgcaccctcgcgcggagaaatctaggggggtagacccgccggggcacacgttccgctgttttgggggggaggagggggagaacgaccgccggagcaccggaaccccaccaaaccttgcatgtcgacctatgatatgtgtcaaagtgtggtgcaaggtctaatggtgcaaaagtagctcccaggtgtgaccttcctcacatttgggcgataacacttagcagattttccgaagcgcgtattaattgctccgaaaccctgatatatgtgggggatgaacatggagagtaattttgtattgcacattgtcttaagtaacactaataaatattcatcaaaaagtgaaactaataaaaaaaaatataagtatgagctgaaataaaatagaaagaaaaacaaataaaatgaagtacgagcacacggcaaagaagtagtcgcacggcaaaggctccttTGCCGTGCATCTTGTCTGGCCTCACGGCAAAGAGAAGCCCACGGCAACGTCCCAGTCCTTTGCCGAGCatagtttctttgccgtgcgtccttATTTTGCCTTTGCCGTcaggatttctttgccgtgcgcatttgagggactttgccgtgcgaggggacgttgccgtgcggcacgCGTGAGGTTGCCGTGCtctgtatctttgccgtgcgccacactgtaactttgccgtgcacatgttctttgccgtgcgtgcctcttgcgtctcacggcaaagaaatctttgccgtgcggtggctcacggcaatgatttgctgcacggcagcgcctgattttcccgtagtggaCAGTACCAATCTGAAAAGGACGCGATGAGATTGGGGTGGCTCGGTGCTGGAACTAGCACCCCACATCCGATGGTACTCAAGTACTCATTAGTCGTGAGGCCACACCCGGGGCTTATAGCGGATGCCGCCGTGGCCGAGGAGGGCATGATGTCCTAGGAAGCGTGGCACAAGAGGAGCTCGCCATTAGAGAGCACGGGAGTGAGGGGTGATAGTGCAAGGCTGGGTTTTGGGAGTGAATGAGAGCGACGAGATTGAGAGGTTTTTATTTTGCCAAACTCGTGGGGCTGCTAAAGTTGGCAGCAAAGGTGATGTGAATGTATGTGTGCGATCAAGGGAAGGAGGGGTTCTCCAACAACAACTCCCTCAAGAAGGAAAGGGCGCACAACACTGACGCCATTGGATCAACCACTTGATCATTGTGCTACAAAAAAAATCGGTTTGTTTCTACTTGGTAGTCCTTCTTGATCAACCCAGCaagccacaaagctcagcatcagGATTCACTCACTCTGAGGCAGATGTTGCATCGAGAGAAAAACTCGAACTTGTCTCTACCTTCTTCTTTCAGATCTTAATCCACGAAGCAACATGTTGTCACACCAAGATATACTAGGGCAACGCGAAAGTTGCAACAAATAAATAGTTCTTGAACAACATGGATCTGAATTGATGGGTAAAAGAAAGATACATGCTTTGGCAGTTTTATATATTCAATAAGAATCAAAATATCATCATCACAAGTTGCTAACCAATCAAAGAAGAAAATTAATACTCCGTTAGGAGACATCAGTCGCAAATGACAGCAAGAACAAAAGAGGAAAAACAACAACTCTGTCCGGTTAGCATTTGGGGAGATCAGATGGTGGAGGAAGTATCTTCTGGTTGGGCAGGTTCCCGTCTAGTACCAGCCATGCCATTCTGAGTCCCCATGTCGTGTGCACCTCCAAATGGCAATGCATGAACCATACACCTGCGCATACATGCATATCTTACATATGAGCACTGGCTAATTAACAAAGCATTCAGTTTCACCAATGAATGAATAGTGTACAAAACTGTGCTTACCTGGGTTGTCGGCGAGGAATCGGATGGCCACCCACCCGCCGGCCGGCACTCCAACGGTGTTCCGCTCAACAGGGTCGACGAGGTTGAACTTAGCCGGATCATTCACACTGTCGTAGTTGCCAACCCCTTGGCCGACGACGAAGAAGTTGAAGCCGTGCAGGTGAAGGGGGTGGCTCTCGATGCCGAGGATGCTCGTGTCTTGCATCACTAGCTCCACCGAGGAGTTGAACGGCAGCACGAGCAGCTTGGTCCCGGTGGCCACGTTCGTGTTGTTCGGCGGCGCCCCGGTGTAGTTAAATTTTTTGAGGGGCATGATCGGGAAGTTCGATCCGTAGACGCCTCGAGACGTGCCTGTGAAGTGAGACTGGAGGAGCGCCGTTGAAGGGAGCACCAGGGAGACGTTGTTGACGGCCGCCGCGAACTGCGTGGTGTTGGTAGGCCCCTGGCACGTCGCGTTCACAGGGCACGGGAGCGTGCCCAGCCCGACGGTGAAGAAGAACCTCTTATCCACCGACTGCGGCACGGCCGCTGGGTACTGCGGCGTGGCAAGGCTTCGGAGCTTGGCGGTGAAGTTGGCAACGAAGCCAGTGTCGTTGAACCGCGGTAGGGTAGGCTTGAAGAGCGGTAAGGACTTGTCGAAGCTTGACGCGGAGAGGGCGCCGCCGGGTTTTTGGTACTCGAGGATGCCAGCGACCGTGGTGTTGTCAAAGGTGCCGGGCCTGATGACGGAGTAGGGCGCTGCGGACATGTAGAAGTTGGCCCTGGGGTAGAACGGCTTGGCGGTGAGGAGGACGTTGGTGGTCTGACCTGGGGAGATGATCAGGGTCTTGACGGTAAACGGCTTGACATAGACTgcgtcgacctcgacgacggTGAGCGTGTGGTTGGCGACCGCGAAGAAGAGCTCGTCGTTGAGAGCAGCGTTGATGAGGCGCAGCATGTATGTTTTTCCTGGTTCCACCTTCAGCTTGAACGTGTCTGCAATGCGTCATGGATGCATGTCAGTAACGTTTCCCCCCCTTAAAAGTAAACAGTGTTAATTATAAGCATGCGCTCGTATGTGCGTACCTTTGGCAGAGCAGTTGTAGAGCGGCCCTGGGAGGCCATTGATGGTGAAAGCATCAGAAATATTTGGGGCTCCGCCGGTCTTAGTCGCCTGCCTGACCAACTTCTCCGTGTCTGCCTTCCACCACTCGCCGAAGATCATGGGTACCTCCTTGTGCGGCGCGGCGAACGGGTAAGGCACGCCGTGCTTGGGGAGGACGATGATGGCGCCGTACACGGTGGCGCGCAGCCAGGAGATGTGCGCGTGCCACCACAGCGTGCCGCGCTGCCCAGTGATGGTGAAGTTGTAGAGGTAGCTCTGCCCGGTCTGCATTGGGCACTGCGTGATGTACGCCGGCCCGTCGGCCCAGCCGCTGCGCAGCTGCCGGATGCCATGCCAGTGCAGCGTCATGTTGTGCGCGACGTGGTTggtgacgcggacgaggacgcggTCTCCCTCCCTCGCCACCAGCGCCGGCCCAGGGTACTCCCCGTTCACCGTCACGATGCTCTTGGTGGCGCACAGCCTCGTCACGTTCGCCATTTGAACCTGCAGCGGATGCACCATGTAAGAAATCAAAATCACGGCCGGAAATGCATGCAAAACATGTACACTATTAGATGAATTGTGGAATACATATACTGATAGACATACATTGAAATTGTAGTGCCTAGTGATGCCTTGCGCTTGGACGATGATCAGCATCAGGGTTGCCATGAGGAGAGAGCAAGGAGCTCGAAGATCCGAGGAGATCGTCATGGCCATGGTTTGTAGGCTATGGTGCGAGGAGCAAGGAGCTAGATGCGATATCCGAAGCTAGCTGCTGGATGTTGAGCTCTTGAGGAGGAGATGTGTGGCCAGGTGATCGAGGATGGAATGAATATGTCGTTTGAGCAAGTACTTGAAGTTTTATATACATGTAGGAAGAAGCAAGCGTGTAGCAGCAACGTACCACCGTCCCATTTGTTTGAGGTTTCTACATGGTCAATTTTCGTTTGGTGATTCGGTGGATGAACTATCAAGGCAGGAGCTTGAGCTGGAGTGCTCTAGCTTTGGAGTGTGGCTAAAGCTAGTGCACCTCTGGTTTAATTTGCATGCGTGGTCACGTAAGGTTTCCGTTGCAAAGGGCTCACCGGAAAGTGCAAGGTAAAAGCGACGCGGATTTTGTGCACCAGGTGGGCCTACACCTTTTATTCGTTCCCTGTTAAAAAACGAGAGATAAATTTTGGACAAATCTTACCAAATATGACAAGTTTCATGCCCGTTCCGGTCAAGGTTGGCCACGCGTAAAAAAATTACCCCGTAGCGTCTCTAGGAGGAGGTAGTGGACTACCACTGGATGACGTCGCACCCTCGCCGCCCATAGCGGAAGTGGGCCCTTCCCTCGCGATGTTCAGCTCCCACCACAGTGACATAAAGATCTTGGTGGGGATTGCTAGGCGCGGCGGCGTGGCTTTGGTGCTCCTCCAACAACGACTAGCGGCTTCACTACAACGCTTTGGATGGGGTGGCTGGCAGCCCGCTCCCCCCATTATTGTTAGGGGAGGTTCTAGATGTCTATGGAGGGGCCATAGCGTGGCACCCGCTTCGACTGGGTTCGGTCCGTCGATTATCGACGGCAAGGAAAGGGAGGCGTAATTGCTGATGAAAACCAAGCCGACTTCGCTCATGGTGGACGATGGATGTGTCTTTGTGTCGTTACCTTCATGAAGGCATCATCATTGCAGCTTTCATCTCCTTGCTCGGGCTGCTCCGGAGGGGGGTGGCTTGATATGTGTCTTCTGGATCTGATGATGGCGGCTCTCGACGCCGTTCTCCATCTTGGGGGAATTGTTTTTGGAGCATGTGTTGGAGGGATCAGAAGGTGGAGCGGTGTGGCATCGACCGTATCGACGACGGGTCTCGACGGAGTGGCACAGCTAGGCCCTGGCGGCGGGCACGCGATGATGGGCGCTTGCAGGGAGGTGGCGTTGTCTGGCGTCGCGGTGGTGTCGATGCGAACCTAGCAAGGTAAATGCATTGATCCCTCCCGAGGATGGGTTTGAGAAAGACAGCGGAATTAGATTCTGGAGCGTGCGCATAAGGAAAACACCGATGGTCTTGCTTGACTGGTTTGTGCTCTTAGCTTGTTGTTGGCCTGTTTGGGAGGCCTCCGGATTTAGGGCACAAGGCCCCGATCATGACCACCCATCATCAAAATTGTAGAAAGTAGGGTTTGGATTGATCGATGTATTTGTTCTTATATGGTTTTGTGGAATAATATACTCCTGCCGTTTATTAAAGAGTGTTAAAATTTTGTCCTAATTCGGATATATGTAGACACTATGGAGAGAGGCAGTGAAAAAAAGTTGTATGCAAAGGCCTGGAGGTTTCAACCTTcttttcggaaaaaaaaaaaacaaagatcgGGTAGAAGGGCGTTTTTTAACTGACTGCTTTTTTAGGAGGCTGACATAGTTTACTATTGCAAATGGTTCGTTGCCTTGTGACGGCTCATATTGTAAACACGTCTCTGATAGAGAGTTTAGCCGGTGGTTACACATCAATCTTCCTACTTGGGGGATTGAGGGTCTAGTTATTTTTCTGAAAAGGTAGTACTATATAGATACTACGTGTTCACATATGGT includes these proteins:
- the LOC124677937 gene encoding laccase-4-like is translated as MAMTISSDLRAPCSLLMATLMLIIVQAQGITRHYNFNVQMANVTRLCATKSIVTVNGEYPGPALVAREGDRVLVRVTNHVAHNMTLHWHGIRQLRSGWADGPAYITQCPMQTGQSYLYNFTITGQRGTLWWHAHISWLRATVYGAIIVLPKHGVPYPFAAPHKEVPMIFGEWWKADTEKLVRQATKTGGAPNISDAFTINGLPGPLYNCSAKDTFKLKVEPGKTYMLRLINAALNDELFFAVANHTLTVVEVDAVYVKPFTVKTLIISPGQTTNVLLTAKPFYPRANFYMSAAPYSVIRPGTFDNTTVAGILEYQKPGGALSASSFDKSLPLFKPTLPRFNDTGFVANFTAKLRSLATPQYPAAVPQSVDKRFFFTVGLGTLPCPVNATCQGPTNTTQFAAAVNNVSLVLPSTALLQSHFTGTSRGVYGSNFPIMPLKKFNYTGAPPNNTNVATGTKLLVLPFNSSVELVMQDTSILGIESHPLHLHGFNFFVVGQGVGNYDSVNDPAKFNLVDPVERNTVGVPAGGWVAIRFLADNPGVWFMHCHLEVHTTWGLRMAWLVLDGNLPNQKILPPPSDLPKC